The following coding sequences are from one Triplophysa dalaica isolate WHDGS20190420 chromosome 12, ASM1584641v1, whole genome shotgun sequence window:
- the LOC130433173 gene encoding transmembrane protein 200A, giving the protein MSVVNPPTEKVSVTVSEPETPPLKKETGPVIGGLRLRSAPGACLLFAGVLLLVGIGIAVGGYWNGNPRRQPLHHVSNGRTSSEKLKLIGPVIMGVGLFIFICANTILYENRDQELRQEPERDRIQAYQEILPLVPQTQRHNNSDSKWFSQTESNDNTYTLNLSELNIHCLDEHVDLPILKCTSPSSCNSSQVNLEIGSSFKDHKRMDSFTLPVIKLNDCLIGSLDPEAPPLPERTYRNKMGVEYVTSVEVTRVNSTDSSLLMMNIAELKDR; this is encoded by the coding sequence ATGTCTGTGGTAAATCCTCCCACAGAAAAAGTCTCTGTTACAGTCTCCGAGCCAGAGACTCCACCCCTAAAGAAAGAGACGGGGCCTGTGATTGGTGGACTGCGACTGCGTTCTGCACCAGGGGCTTGTTTGCTGTTCGCTGGCGTTTTGCTTTTAGTGGGAATCGGCATTGCTGTGGGGGGTTATTGGAACGGTAACCCCCGACGACAGCCACTTCACCATGTGTCAAATGGACGCACCTCTTCGGAGAAACTAAAACTGATTGGTCCTGTCATCATGGGGGTGGGGCTTTTCATCTTTATTTGTGCCAATACAATTCTCTATGAGAATCGGGACCAAGAACTACGCCAAGAACCAGAACGAGACAGAATTCAAGCATACCAGGAGATCCTACCGCTAGTACCCCAAACTCAGAGACACAACAATAGTGATTCAAAATGGTTTTCGCAAACAGAATCAAACGACAACACATATACGCTGAACTTGTCTGAACTCAACATTCATTGTCTGGATGAACATGTGGATCTTCCCATCCTTAAGTGTACTTCTCCATCCTCTTGTAACTCCAGTCAGGTGAACTTAGAGATAGGATCTTCCTTTAAAGATCACAAACGCATGGACAGTTTTACTTTGCCTGTCATTAAACTCAATGACTGCCTGATTGGCTCCTTAGACCCAGAGGCTCCGCCCCTCCCCGAACGGACGTACCGGAACAAGATGGGAGTGGAATATGTTACAAGTGTGGAAGTAACAAGAGTGAATTCTACGGATTCATCTCTATTGATGATGAACATAGCAGAGCTAAAGGATCGGTAG